The Pangasianodon hypophthalmus isolate fPanHyp1 chromosome 23, fPanHyp1.pri, whole genome shotgun sequence genome includes the window CTTTTATAGAGGAATCAGACGAGCTGTGGATGCGGCACTGCCAGCGGGACTTTAAGCGTGAGTCTCCTCAGGAGTATGAGTCTTGGAGAGAGCTGTATCTGCGCCTACATGATGAACGGGAGGAACGCCTCCGCAAGCTCACGCAGAATATAAGCTCTGCGCATGCCAATAAACCCAAAGGTATTCACACTTCCTTTTTCTGCTTGGGTCTTACTGAAGAAAATGGGGAAACTGTGCACTGATTCTGCTTTGTACTTGTGATTACTTCCCTTTAGGAGATATCATAGCTGCAGAAAATTTCTTTAATGCTAAACCAAATGCAGTTGTTTTCATGACACAATTACACTCAccctccactttattaggaacatctgtacagcAGATGTTAAAATTACCTGTGTGTTTCCATAACAGGTCGGCAAGTAAAGATGGCTTATGTGTATTCTGCTGCTAAGCCCCCTCGTGACGTTCGGAGGAGGCAGGAGAAGTTTGGCACTAAAAACGGCTCTACCAGCACCAGTGTTAGTGCCGCGGCTCCCATTCCAGTCAAGTGAGTAAACGCTACATCAGCTTCCATGCTGAGGAGTGCAGATGCACATACTGAATGTACATATCTTGTGGGTGCCAACTTCATTGGTCTTGCTCATAATAGCCTACAGAACTGTGAATTCATACAACTTCATAACAATCATATATAGCCCAGGTATAACATTTATATTGCCAGAAGCTTACCCTTCTACATTGACAGAGCAAATGTATTTTGTACCAAAATCAGATGCTGCAAATAAAATTCTTCCATGAAATAATTGTGTATAAGTGGCATCCATTCAGTGCATCACTGTCTGTTAGTGTGAGAATGCCTTTCGTGATCACTGCGAAATACCTCAGGTGTTATGCTCCAACaggggtatatatatatatatatataagacatttaaatttgctgttttaaaatagttgatattttaaaatttgtggatttgtgttGGATTTATTATGGATTAGTGTACACttatatgaatgtgttatggGGTACTGTACACTAAATTAGATGTCACTTTTTTCAAGTATGTCattacagtatgtatatattgATTTCAGAATCAGATCATCAATTCCACATAGCTCCCACAGTCAGTCGAGTGATGGTGGCCAGTCTTCCTACAGCAGTCCTCCTGAGCCATCTCATTCTCATGCTCCAAGCAGCAGTGCTGGCCATAGTTCTAGAGACAAACCACAGGTCAAAAGtgagtaaacaaaaaacaatacagaGATGTTATTAGAAATGATGCTTTCATCATTTCAGCGATTGTTTATAAAGTCTTTTTAGTTTGAGTGGAGTCTctaaatttcttcttttttttcccccacagaaATTGCCCCTATGATGGCTAAAACTATCAAAGCCTTTAAGAACAGGTTTTCTCGGCGGTGaaggaagaacagaaaaagCTTTTGTGTCATGAGTATAGAGTCCATTCTCATGTTAAAAAGTAATGCTTAAAGCTGCAATGCCCTCGctcctcttttttccttttgtaatTCTAATTGTGGATATGCAGATCACTGGAAGACCTTTTGCCATAGGATGTGGtcatgtttctctctttcagaagaattacacactgtacagtacagtacactacaATGGGACATTggattttatctgtttttattttggttatttaatTACTGTTGCAAACAAAATTATCTGCATTTTGCTCCTAATAAGGACAGAACATCCATAACAGAGTGATTGTAAGTGATTGTTGTTTCAGTTTGAGTTCATTCACAATCATGTGTAGGTTAAAACCATATGGGGAGAGTGTGAGAGGGATTGGGTCGGTGAAGAGGAACCCACACATCCACTCgactatttattttaaatggctCTGGGTTCATTAACGTGGGCAAATGGAATTTGAGGACGAtgatcaaaataataattttaatgcattttaataaatgttatatggacatttttaataaaatgtacctTCCCCCCTTATTATGTTTTTGTGTCATGAACTCAACCCTTTTGTCAGTGGTTAATCTATGATTAAACCAGTATCACCAGTAATTCTCGTgcaaatcaaaatattattagattttaGTGAGGATATTAAATACTCCAGTGTTTGTAATGAGGGTAACAGCTATAAAATGCACACAGAGGTGTGTATTTGCGTTTCTTTTCTGACCGACTGCTTAATAACGTAACGTTCAACACAGCAAGGTGGCGCACAATATGACGTCACTCCACGTATAAGTTAGGCGACTATAAACGCTGCTCGCGATTGGTTACACTCGCTGTCTCACTGTCCAATCAGAGAAGCAATAGAATCTTGATATTTTGGGGAGTTTTGCGCACTGCATTATTGTACGTGGGTTAAAAGGTATCGCAGCACAGGTTAATGAACTGTTTCAGTAAGTGGCTAAGGTCTGATTTCAGAGTGTAAAAGTACTTTTTGTACTGATTTGACAGACTATATGCTATGTCTGGACACGGGCATGGACATGGGCATGGGCATGGGCACGGGTGTTGTGAGGATGATCATGAACCTGCTGAACGCGGTGTGGAGTATGGACTGTACCGACGCATCGACATCGACAAGCTGCAGTGTCTCAATGAGAGCCGAGATGGAGACGGCAAACTGGTGTTCAAACCGTGGGATCAGCgcacagacagagaaaaggtACGTGGCCGACTTGCCTTAACACCATGCTTACTCCATGAAGAACTTGATAAGGTGAAAAGTTGTTGGATCAGGTGCTTTAGAACAGGAAATAGCCAAAGCTGCCAGTTGTGTCTCCAGAGCTGTGTCATCTCAACCCAACCCTGCAGGATCAGGAGCTTTACAAGCCTCTCTGATGCAGGGACTGaatttaaggcaagacactacaggtgaaaGGGGTATTGCCTTTCAAACAATACATATCACAATCACTCTTAACCAGTTGACTGCTGTTATTCTTAGAAGTATACCTTTTcaaaacaattacatttattaaagcaaACAGGGCTTTGTCTAATTAAATACATGTCCAACTGTATAGCCCCTGAAATCAAACTGGTGTTTCAAAGCTTTCAATATTGCCCCTTAGTTTATGGCAAATCTAGAAaacaaataggaaaaaaatagttttggagatattctcattttaatttaatagttCATCACATTTggggaaattattattattgttattattattattattattattattatttctgtaaagctgctttgtaacaatgtctattgttaaaagtgctgtacaaataaaattgaatggaatttaattgaaattattttatttttaaattttttttattttttgatgagTCATGCTGTACTAGTTTCGtgtttgtccaattaaatgctcccttgatatactgtatatgtcctGCCTTGTGGGCCGATATTGCACTACAATAGCAGCTTGCAGCATGCATGGTTCATCTGTGCATTTCTGACTGTGCATTTTCCTGCACACTATTCCTCTTTCCAGCCGTCCCTTGGTTGAGAAAAATTATTGGAGTTTATTAATTTCAAAGAGGGTGGAATTTGTGTAAGTTCACTGTTATGTGACAGGCACTTTTCAGAGGAGTGTTTTACCAGCTTGGGGCTGTTTCATGCCTGAAGGTCCAGCTACTTCAAACTGATCAAGAacaacatggcaaaaaaaaaaatcctcctttTCAAAATCAGCATGTCTTAATGAAGGTGGTAGTGAGAAATCCTCAACAGTTGAAAAACGCTCTGGTTAACGTTTCGCTGTGCTCCAGATTTAGCTAGTTCCCTAAGCTACTATCGAGTGTGTTTGGATTTGACGGGGGGAAGCATATCTCGAACACTGTatgctgttgtgtaaatcagtcttGCATTTCAACGCTCCGTCACCCTGACTTTCCGTTTCAAAAGTAAATATGTCAaaatacagaatcaaatcatgGCTCTTAAGCAATTTAAGCAGACTTTGATAATAACCAATAGTGTagtcttttgatgttgttggaattaaaatatttatttcactgagaAGATGCTCCCAACAGAAAAGCAGTTTCAGAAAAGTTAGTTGGAATATCGTTTCTTTGTtgtttaatcaaataaatacCATGcactgattaacacacacacacacacacacacacacaaacacattatatatatataaaacaaaacaagttcACGGACATAATATAATTTGACATGATGTCATTTTGCCAAAtgggcacaaaaaaaaaaatgccaatgtTGTGGTTGCAAGTAGAAAAAATAGTGAAATCAATATGTTTCTGTTGagatttgatatttttgatatttgatattttttgcTACAATTTAAGAGAAGACATTATAGATGTAATTTATCCAAATCCCTGATCTATTATTGACATGACCAAATTTGTAATTTCTACCTGCAGTGTCTTGCCTTAAGTCAAAATAGTACACCACCTAAACTAAAAGTACTCAAAATATGTCAAATATGGAAACATTACCTGTTGTTGTATTCTATTTGGTATAGTTTGCAGGTTTAGATGTAGCCTATGATTGAGgtaaattcttttcttttcattactgAATTAGGAAGCAGTATGTGACTCCTCACATAGACATCCAGTCAACTTGACTGTCACCTAAAATACTGCAATATGCAGTGAATAAGGTGTGGTTTCAGACATGGCCCAGTCTGCCAGGCTTCCAGTCACACACTGGGCATAGTAGAAAAGCCTTGTCAAGTTCACTACACCAATAATATCTCTTCTTAAACATGCAGATGTCTGTGCAAAATGGTGCTTGATTAATATCAGTAAAATCAGTCAAAGGAGTAAAAAAGGTTTAGGTTTGTTAGGACAGTTATTCCACACACTATTTGCTGACtgacattaaaggaaaaccacCATGATctgatgtttttaaaaagctgttcAGCATGTTTGTTACAAAATATAGTTGGTGTAATAGTTTATTTGATTAACCTGTTATAATTTGTGTTATTTCTAGTTTGTAGAGAGCGACGCTGATGAGGAACTCCTGTTCAATATCCCGTGAGACAGTGATTCTGCTCTCGCTCACATAAGTGCTGCAATCATATAGTTTATGTCCAGTATGTACAGACCATCTTCcctttgtttttgtcttgaTTTATGGTCTTCTTGGTTATTTTGTCAGGTTTACTGGAAGTGTAAAGCTGAAAGGAATTATACTTTCTGGAGAGGATGATGAGTCTCATCCAGCTGAAATAAGGCTGTAAGTGAAGTATAATTTAGATGAGTTTTGTCTTGCAGTCGATTTTTATATTGTCGATTTCTGTGTTGTTAATGTGGATTTTAATATCTCTGTTTGTGCAGATACAAGAACATCCCGCAAATGTCATTTGATGATATAAGCAGAGAGCCAGAGCAAGCATTTCGTATAAACAGGGATCCACTGGCTGAACTTGAGTATCCGACTAAGTACGTTTCtgagtatatatacacacagtttgTAAAGATAATACAcagatttacagtatttttactCCTGTTCTGCGTGATAgccaagtctttttttttttgtctttttaaaaaattttttacaggATTGCACGCTTTTCTAACGTCCAACACTTGTCTATTCATATTCCTCGAAACTTTGGGGCTGATTCTACTCGTGTCTACTACATTGGACTTCGGGGAGAATATACTGAGGTATTCACTGGGGTCTAGGCGATGCCttaaggaagaaagaaggaagaatcAGTGATAGGTTTTGGTGCTTACATCCAAAAATATACCAAAGCCAAATATTCCAAGtaggaaaatatttcagttgtATCATCTTATGTGGGTCAAACTAGCCTCTAAAGTTATGTGCTCTTGTcagttataaaatgtatttttctctgAAAGGGCTATTTTACATGTGCCATTGTTGGTGTCAAACACcatccattttcttttacaagCACTTGCATCACATAGGCAGCTCATTTATGGAGACAAATTGAACATTTACAGTACTGCATCCTATATATTTGAACATACAtgagaacaaataaatgacaGGTGATCAAACAAAGAGCGTTGATGTGGTAAAAAATATGGTCTAAAAATAattgttgtctgttttgttttcttttgcaggCTCACAGACATGAGGTGACAATCTGTAACTATGAGGCAGCAGCAAATCCAGCAGATCATAAACTGGAAGCCATTACTCCGCAGACACACTTCATTTCATGACGAATCATGTAAGATTGATTTGTCCATGTTGAGAGAGAATAGGTGTGGATGAATTTTGATAATACTGAGAGATTAATTCTATCACAAATATACATTAGGAGTAGGAATGGTGATTGCTCATGGAGGTTTGTTCAGTTGAAACTTTTTGTGTGCCAATAAATATTCAGAGATGAAAAAACATTTGTCCTCTTTGAATGAATGCAAATGGTATTTGATACACCCTTAAAGACAAGTACATATGAAAAGAAAGCTGAAAGTAGAATTCATGCCTCATTGGTCTGTTTGGTATGGGCTTAATTCACAATGATATCTATAAGGTattatagacaaaaaaaaaaaaaaaaaatgaggcaaaGCGTTGCCGCCTCacggctccagggtccctggttcgatcctgagttcAGGCGTTATTTGTatattctccccatgtctgcgtgggtttcctcctccatcccagaaacatgctggtaggtgaatTAGTTATGTGTGATTGGTTAgttagatgtgaatgtgtgtgtgtgtatggtgccttGCGATGGACAGGTGTctccaatccagggtgtattcccacctcaacCCTGATccggataaaacagttactgaaggtGAACGAATGCTGAAAACTAGATAAGAACTTGTctggaaaataacttttttatttttatgtaggaCTTATATTTGAGCTACTACATTAGGCTATACTACATGATAAACATGAGGTTTAGGAAAAATGTTTAGGATATCTATAATTAGtttgtatataaatgtttttgtattagttacaatgattaaaaaaagaaaagaaaaaaaattagaaattgtTAAAATGTTTCCTATAAAGGGGGAgaagggagggggggggggtgcgCTGGAGGTGACGTCACGGCGAGTATTCCCCGCCCATCTCCGGCACAAGCAGCGGAAGTTCCGTTGTGACCTGGGATAGCAAGCGGTGAGTGTATGAATTTACAGCACTGGGCCTTCGTTTGTATTTagtcttttattccttgtaAACAGGAAATGTTGTCGTCGTTTTAATAAGCAGTTCACGACGCAGTAGTGTGTCGCTAAGAGGCGACAGCTCGGCTCCTGGGGCAGCTAATGCAGTGTAGTGAGGAAGGGAGCGGGATTAGCCAGACAATACAGCCAGCTAGCTGCTTGTATGAAGCTGTATGGGCTCACTAGGACAATATGGAGCTGGCTGGTTAAGCAGGATTAAGCTGCTTATTTGCGGAAAGATAGCTAGCTACCTACCTGAGCGATGAAGCTGGTTAGCTGTAGAGATATAGCAGGTTAAAATGAGCCGGGTTGATGACTTCACCCCACCCCCGTTGTTTTCCATGTCCACCCTTCTTCCTCTTAGTTTGAATAGCAAATGAAGGAAGACTCAAGGCGCCACACACGGTCGCTCTTTATTTGCTGATCATTAAGAATGTCATATTGGTGATCAGTAGCCATATTGTGGCATGTGGTGCACAGTGCACTGACTATCTAGGTGGCCCAgaagtcaataataataatatatgctCTAAAATGATACACTGTGCTGTTTGGGAGTGATCAGTAATTGTTCATGTGTGTTGTCCTGATTCttggtttcttttgttttgttgtacTGGTGAAGAGACTGGAATTGCTTTTCACTTTCGTTGATAAAACAGCCTTTCTGGAATAGTATGAAATTTATTACCACATCTGGGAAAGTCTGAAATgagagtttaaaaagaaaaaaagtaataagGTTGTAAATCTTCACTAACACACCTTCTCTGATTTATATCACATTGAAAGATTTTGCTTTTCatcacaataaaaacaatattataaGATCCAAATGATTcatatcacacacatcacagccTATTGCTTAGTGCTTTTGCTTTTCATGATAATGttaatgacaataataaaaaaataaaaaacttggaAAGGGCTAGCCAGTCACCTGATAAGAACTGCAACGACAGGTGTTTAGATAAGACCTCTGAAATCTGCTGAGAAGTTTTATACCACTATATAAAGTAACACTATCAGTGAATGTAAGTAAGGAAGTAAGCGATCTTCCCCATTTCATTTTCTGAGTATCTTTCATCTCATTATAAGATCCTCATGTGTAGCACCAGGGTTACATTTCCTCGATATAACCTTTTTACTTTAaggttattttttaaacatatttatattggGCAGCCTGCtgcttttgctcatttttattcttCAAATGCATAATAGGCAGCTTGTCTTGTTGAATCTAATTCAAGTCAGCTGAAGTCTCGTGATGGCAGAGATGTGACCAAAGCAGCTCATAGACATGTTTGTACTGCTCTCAGAATTAAAAGCCGTTAACGTGGCATATAGTCTCCTTTGTGTGGCTTTTATGTGCCTGAAAAGGCTGGCGATAATCCCAGTTTAAGAAACTGTTTGCTTCTCAAAAAGATATTCAGATTACTtgagacacaaaatgaaatggCAATGATTCCACAGACATGTTTACTTCATACAGTAGTCACCTCTTAGCGGATATTTTAGCTCAGTTCTTCTTGGCTGCTAGTGTCTTTAGACAAAACAGGTAAGCTTTAATGGCTTAGGCAGTCAAAACAATCAGCTTATTTCCATGATGGATTTACATCCTGAAGACGTGCTTGTGCTTGTGTAACTGTACGTATAACTGGTCCATAAGCCTAATGATTCACGTCCAAGGTTTACACATTAACTGCTTTCTGCTTTACTTATTAGCACTTTGTTAAGTATTGTATTTCTCTTACCTGTTTAAATAGTTATGATGAACACTAATTACGGAAGCAGTTCTCTTCATGGACTCAGTTAATCAATTCCCAATCTGCTGAGTAAATGGAATGGAAATGTTTCTGCTTTCTAGCACCCTACATCATGTCAGAGCTTTATTAACTGGAATTTAACACTATCTGTTTTCTGGTGAAAGCACCCTTCCAGTGTATGTGTGGCAACAACATGTCTGTGCCGCTGCTCGCCGAGGCTGTGACCGTGTCTGGGACGGAGAAGGAGACCGCTGCGGTGAGAGACTgaaagcaaaaatgtttttctcgCATAGACTCATATGGTTCAGGAATACAGTATCTTTGTGATCTGACTTCAATCTGGAGTGAAATATTTTGGCTGATATGAGGAAAAGAACAACAAATTCTTAGTGAtgctacttttttaaaaaaaacattattcagGTTTCATTTGATACATTTTATGGTCTATTGGTTCATgtagatttattcatttggtttAACTGGCTTTAACTAAAGCAACTTTTTTGGACTCAGCATGGCAGTtctaggatttgaactcttaGACCTGATAACCTGACAGAACTTTTCGCCATTACAcatttaactctttttttttcactacaggTGATCTTCCTTCATGGTCTGGGTGATACTGGGTAAGTTCTGATTTCTGCACCTGTACATAATGAATGCCCACATTGATGAGCAACTAAGCTATATATTATGTGCATTCATATAATGTTAAGGCAGGTGTATTGCTAATCCTGACAAACTTTTCataatacatttgtttaaaatgcttaatttttaatcagtaagaaataataataataataataataataataatagccctGGAATAGGTGAAGTAGTATAATACAGAGAGTTTTACCAGTAAAATTATTAAGTTAAGTTACCTTTCTAATAAACTCAGTGACTTGGACTGGAATGATTCTTGACTTATAATATGGTGCATTTCAGTTTTTAACAACaacattttgcaatttttatAGTAGTTAATTGTTGGTAGaaatttattatgtttaaataataataaaataataataatttaaatttccCATTGATCATGGTAATGTAATCCCTCACTGAAACATATATAtagcaatgttgtttttttttaaaggaactaCTTGTTTTGTTTAAAGAATTGAGTGAAAATTGTGAAAGATTTGCTATgatcatgaacatgaacatcaTCATGCAAACTGTACACTGAAACCATTGCCCACTTTTTTACCTAACTCATTCCCTTACACTTAGTTTAATCATTAAACTATTGGTATTGTACATATCTTACATTTATGACCAGCTGTTttcaaaaaaacatgttttcacttgTTTTTTCGTTTAGGCATGGCTGGGCTGATGCCATGACATCCATTAGGCTGCCCTACATAAAGTACATCTGCCCACATGCGTAGGTATCTGAAATGGTCCAGCATTACTGGGCTTTGATTAATTGAATGTTAAAAagtgaataatttatttattatttgtaaatgtttttaatgtcatggTGTGTTAGTTTTACAAAATCTGCTTAAGACTTAGTCTgagagtttttaaaaataaaatctattgtGAATtagcgtgtgaatgtgtgcatgtgctacATGTCCCGCGATAAACTGGTATCActtccagagtgtattcctggaTCACAGCCAGTGTTTCcaggaagatgaatgaatgaaaataaaattagtcATTTCAATTCTATTTAAAAAGGAATCAAAACATCTGACAAATTGATACTCTTCATAACACAAGGTGGATtgaatttctcaaaaaaaaaaaaaaaaaatcttaattttgAATGACTGGaattaaactttaatatttgtaaatatgagTGCACTTTGGTGgagtattttaaatatttcctgttatttacAAATTCATTAAGTCATTTGTTTATTCCTATAGACCCAGAATCCCGGTTACACTCAATATGAAAATGACCATGCCCTCATGGTAAGACATTGCGTAT containing:
- the pithd1 gene encoding PITH domain-containing protein 1, which encodes MSGHGHGHGHGHGHGCCEDDHEPAERGVEYGLYRRIDIDKLQCLNESRDGDGKLVFKPWDQRTDREKFVESDADEELLFNIPFTGSVKLKGIILSGEDDESHPAEIRLYKNIPQMSFDDISREPEQAFRINRDPLAELEYPTKIARFSNVQHLSIHIPRNFGADSTRVYYIGLRGEYTEAHRHEVTICNYEAAANPADHKLEAITPQTHFIS